The following DNA comes from Phytohabitans rumicis.
CGACGTTCACCGTGTGCTCGGCCAGGATGCTGTTGACCTGGGCCAGCACGCCCGGCGTGTTGCGGTGCACGTGGGCGATCCGGTGCGTCCGCGGTGACTGCGGGAGCGCGATCGTCGGCAGGTTCACGCTCAGCGTCGTGTTGCCCTCGCTGACGTACTGGGCCAGCTTGTTAGCCACGAACCCGCCGATGTCGGCCTGGGCCTCCTCGGTCGACCCGCCGATGTGCGGGGTGAGGATCACGTTGGGCAGGCCGCGCAGCTCGGACTTGAACTCGTCGCCGCGGCCCTTCGGCTCCTGCGGGAACACGTCGACCGCCGCGCCCGCGATGTGGCCGCTCCGCAGGTGCCGGCGCAGCGCCGGGTAGTCGATGACGAAGCCGCGGGACAGGTTGAGGAACAGGCTCCGGGGGCGCATCCGGGCGAACTGCTCCTCGCCGAAGAAGCCGCTGTTGCCGGGGCGGCCGTCGACGTGCAGGGTGACCGTCTCGGCCACTTCCAGCAGCTCTTCCAGCGTGTCGCAGCGCTTGGCGTTGCCGAGGGCGAGCTTGTCGGCCGTGTCGTAGAAGTACACCCGCATGCCCAGATTTTCGGCCAGCACCGACAGTTGGGTGCCGATGTTGCCGTACCCGACGATGCCGAGCGTCCGCCCGCGGACCTCGTGGCTGCCGGTGGCGGCCTTGTCCCACACGCCGTCGTGCATCGCGGCGTTCTTCTCGACCACGCGGCGGGCGAGCATGATGATCTCGGCCAGCGCCAGCTCGACCACGCTGCGGGTGTTGGAGAACGGCGCGTTGAAGGCCGCGATCCCGGCCCGCGCGGCGGCCGCCAGGTCGATCTGGTCGGTGCCGATGCAGAAGGCGCCGACGCCCAGCAGCTGTGCGCCCGCCGCCAGCACCCGCTCGGTCACCTGCGTCTTGGACCGCACACCCAGCAGGTGTACGCCCTGGACGCGCTCGATCAACTCCTCCTCGTCGAGCGCGTTCGGAACGGACTCGACGACGCAGCCCGCGGCATGCAGCCGCGACACGGCGTCGGGGTGGATGCTCTCCAGGAGCAGGGCGCGCATCTTGTCGTTGCCGACCATGATTTCCATTTCAGTCCCGGGCTCCTCGGCTGAAAAGCCCAGGTCAGATCGTAACCGGGTGGCCAGGGCCGTCCGCGGCGGTCAGGCGGCGTCCCGGTCCTCGGTCAGCAGCGTGACCAGCGCCACCCCGGCCGGCTCCAGGCCGTACAGGACCCGCCGGCCGGCCCGCCGCCGATGCACCACACCGGCGGCGTGCAGCGCCGCGAGGTGTTCGGAGACCGTGCTCGGCGCCAGGCCGAGCGCAATGGCCAGCCCCGCCGTGCTGGCCGGCGTGGTCAGGGCGCGCAGCACCGCGGCCCGACCGCGGCCGAGGAGCAGCGACAGCCGGTCGGCCGGCGCCGGCTCCGCGTCCGGCGGACCATCCGCGAGTACGGCGGCGCCCCGCGCCTGGTAGGTGACCTTCACGATGTCGGGGTGGTCGGTCGAGCACATCAGCGCGCCCCGCGAGAAGATCAGCGGAACGAGCAACAGCCGCTGGTCGACCGCCGAGAACGCCTGGTCCAGCGGCTTGACCAGAGTCAGCACCGGCCGTTCCCAGCGCACCCGCTCGTGCAGGCCGGACAGCAGCGCGTCCGGCCCGTCGGCGGCCAGCGCCCGCGCCCGCAGGAGCACCTCCTCATCCAGCGCCGCGCGCATCGCCGGCCAGTGCGGTGCGACCGCCGCGTCCCAGTACGCCCGCAGCGCGCCGGCCAGCCGGTCGAGCGCCCGCACCGGCGCGTCGCGGAAAGGCGCCAGGAAGCCGGGCACCTCATCGGGATAGTGCTTCGCCAACTGGTCCGCGATCACCTCGACCGGGGTGGCGCGCAGCGCGGCCAGCTCCTCGTCGATCGTGGGAGCCGCGGAGGGCGGGATCGGGCAGAAGAAGTCCGGCGACCGGGAGCCCAGCCGGGAGTACAGGTCGAGCGGCGCGGTGGCCGGGTCGGTGCGCAGGACCCGCCGGGCGTGGGCGGCCCACCGCTGGTACGGCCAGGGCACGCCCTCGGGGTTGCGGTCCAGCAGGTAGAGCCCGCAGACGACCTCGCTGAGCGGGCTGATCGCGATTCGCGTACGGGCCAGCGTCGGCTCGTCCAGCTCGATGCGAATCACCGGTAGAGCCTAACGGGTCAGGATTCGGTGAATCCCGAATGCGTTTCGGCCCCCGCCAAACCTGCCTACCGTGCCGGCCATGGGCGAATACGCGATCGAGGCCGACGGGTTGCGGCGGACGTACCGGAGCAGGACGGGCTGGCTGCGGCCCCGACGCGTCGAGGTGGAGGCGGTGCGCGGGATCGATTTCGCCGTGCGGCGCGGCGAACTCTTCGGGCTCCTCGGACCCAACGGCGCCGGCAAGACCACCACCATCAAGCTGCTCAACACGCTGCTGATCCCCACCGCGGGCCGGGCCCGGGTCTGCGGCTTCGACGTGGTCACCCAGACCCGCGAGGTGCGCCGCCGGATCGGGTACGTCTTCGGCGGCGACCGCGGCCTCTACGACCGGCTCTCCGGCCTGGACAACCTGCGCTACTTCGCCGAGCTGTACGCCGTGCCGCCGCGCCAGCAGCGCGAACGCATCGGCTACCTGCTGGAGCTGGTCGGCCTGACCGGACGCGAGTACGAACGGGTCGAGGGGTACTCGCGCGGCATGCGCCAGCGCCTGCACATCGCGCGCGGGCTGCTGCACTCCCCCGAGGTGCTCTTCCTGGACGAACCGTCGATCGGCGTCGACCCGGTGGCCGCGCGCGAGTTGCGCCGCACGGTCACCAACCTGACCGCGGGCGGCACGACGGTCCTGCTGACCACCCACTACATGGCCGAGGCCGACGAGCTGTGCGACCGGGTCGCGGTCATCGCGGACGGCCAGATCCGGGCGCTCGGCACGCCGGCCGAACTGAAGCGGGACGCGGACACGCTGGAGGACGCGTACGTGGCGATCGTGGGCGCCGCCGCATGAGCACGCTGCGCCTGATCGCGGTCGGTGGCCTGCTGCACGCGAAGCACCAAAGCCGGTCCACATTGGAAATCACCATCGCCCTGCTGGTGCCGTTGGTGCAGGCGACGCTGGCGGTGTACCTGTTCCGGGCCGGCACCGAGCCGCATCGGCTGCTCGAAGCCGCCGTCGGCGCCGGGCTGATGGGCGTGTGGTCGTCGGTGCTGTTCGGCTCCGGCGGGGCGATCCAGAACCAGCGCTGGCAGGGCACCCTGGAACTGCTGGTGCTGGCCCCGCGGCCGACCGCGCTGGTCATCCTGCCCATCACGCTGGCCACGGCCCTGACCGGCACGTACGCGATGGTGGCCACGCTGCTGTGGGGCCGGCTGCTCTACGGCATCCGGCTCGAGTTCGCCGATCCGTTCGGCTTCGCGGTGGCGGCACCGGCGTGCGTGATCGGCCTCGGCATGTTCGGCCTGCTGCTGGCCGCGACGTTCGTGCTGATGCGCAACGCCAACGCGCTCGCCAACACCCTGGAGTACCCGATCTGGCTGGTCTCCGGCATGCTCGTGCCGATCACCGTGCTGCCCGGCTGGACCACCCCGATCGCCGCCGTGCTGCCGACCACCTGGGGCGCACGGGCGCTGCGCGAGGCGGTCACCGGTTCCGGCCCGGTCTGGCCGTCGCTGGCCATGTGCCTCGCCATCAGCCTGGTCTGCCTGGCGCTCGGCGCGGCCAGCATGTCCTATGTGGAACGCCGGGCGCGCGCCGCCGCGACCCTGGCCCTGGCCTAGGAGGCACCGTGCTTCGCTTGATCGGCACCGGCGGCGTGATCGCCTACCGGGCGCTCTTCAACTGGACCAGCCCGCCGATGTTCGTCGGCACCCTGCTCGTGGGACCGCTCTTCCAGCTCCTCTTCTTCGCGTACCTGGGCCGGCAGCTCGGCGTCGCGGACGACCGCTTCTACATCGTCGGCAACGCCGTGCTCGCCGCGACGCTGTCCTGCGTCTTCGGCGGCACGATGGCGGTGGCCAACGAGCGCCGCTACGGCACCCTGGGTCACGTGCTGCTCGCCCCGCGCAGCCGTACCGCCATCTTCCTCGGCCGGGCCCTGCCGTACGCGGGAAACGGCGCCCTCGTCGCCGCGTTCACGCTGGCCGGCGGCGCGTTGCTGCTCGGCCTGCGGCTGCCGGTGGCGGCCCTGCCCGGCCTGCTGCTGACCCTCGCGATCGCCGGCCTCTCCTGCGCCTTCTTCGGCCTCACGCTCGGCGCGATCGGGCTGCGGTTCCGCGATGTCTGGCTGGTGTCGAACCTGTCGGTGGCCTGGCTGCTGCTGCTCACCGGCGTCAACGTGCCGGCCGAGCACCTGCCCGCCGGCATGCGGATCGCCGGCCAGCTGCTGCCGATCACCCACGCCGCCGAGGCCGCCCGCCGGCTCACCGCCGGCGACGGGCTGGCCGCCGCGGCACCCGCCTTGGGCGCCGAATTCACGGTCGCCATCGGGTACGCCCTGCTAGCCGCCGTGCTGCTCCGGTTCTTCGAGGCCGAAAGCCGCCGCCGCGCCTCCCTCGATACCTTCTAGTGTCGAACTGGCGGGGATCCGGATGTGTCAATCCGGTCGGCGTCGGGCAGACTGTCGTGAGTGGAGGATCGACAACTGTTGGGCGGCCGGTACCGGTTGGCGGACCAGATCGGCCAAGGCGGCATGTCGGTGGTCTGGTCGGCCACCGACCTGGTGCTGCGCCGCGAGGTCGCGGTGAAGGTGCTGGCCGGCCCGCTCGCCGCGGATCCCGGCGCCCGCCTGCGTATCCAGGCGGAGGCGCGGGCCGCGGCCAAGCTTTCGCATCCGCACGTCGCCGCCGTGTACGACTTCGGTGAGTCGCCGGACGAGGATGGCCAGCCGGTGCCGTTCGTGGTGATGGAGCTCTTGCACGGTCCTACGCTCCGGTCCCGGCTCGCGGACGGTCCGATTCCCGTACCGGAGGCGCTGCGATTGTGCGCGGAGGTGGCGAGCGGCCTCGCCGCCGCGCACGCCGCCGGGCTCGTGCACCGGGACGTCAAGCCGGCCAACGTGGTCCTCACCCCGTCCGGCGCGAAGGTGGTCGACTTCGGCATCGCGGCCGCCGTGGGGCCGCTGGACGACCTGGACGAGGACAACCGGTACGTGGGCACGCCCGCCTTTCTCGCCCCCGAGCGGCTGACCGGCGGAGACGTCACGACGGCGTCCGATGTGTACGCCCTCGGCCTGCTGCTGTACTTCGTGCTCTCCGGCCGGCTGCCGTGGCAGGTGGAGACCACCACGCAGATGCTGAAGGCGCACGTGTACGTCGAGCCGAAGCCGCTCCCGTCCCTGCCGGGCGTGCCGCCGCAGGTCGTCGACCTGTGCCGCCAGTGCCTTGCCAAGGAGCCCGACGACCGGCCGTCCGCGGCCCAGGTCGCCGAGATCCTCGCCGGCGTCGGCGCCGGTGGTGACGCGCCCCCGGTCGCCGTCCCGCGCGAGCGTGGCCGCCGCCGTACCGCGCTGCTGACCATCGCCGCCGTGTCCGCGGTGGTCGTCGTGGCGGCCGCCAGCCTGCTCGCCGACCCGGCCGGCATCACGGGCGGCCCCGAGACGGAGGTATCGGCGCAGGATGGCGGCGCGGCCGATCCGTCGGCGACACCCACCGGCGCGGGTACGCCGCCGCCCCGAGCATCATGGCCAGGCTCGCCGCCGATCGTCGGCACCCGCGACACCACCCGGCCCGGCGCGACGGCGACCACGGGCGGGCCGCCGGCCGGTCCCGGCGGGCCGGGACCGGGACCGTCCACATCGGTCGAGTCGACCGCGACCGCGGCCCCGGAGCAGCGGACGTTCACCTCGGAGGGCGGCACGGTGGTGGCGGAGTGCGTCGGCACGCTGGCGCACGCGGTCAGCTTCGAGCCCGCGGAGGGCTATTCGGTCCAGAAGGCCGAAGTGGGTCCCGCCGCCCTGGTGCGGATCTGGTTCAAGATCAAGCAGCCGGTCAAGATGAACATCCGCTGCGTCAACGGCGTACCGACCCTCGACGGCTGATCAAGGCTTTCTGCGTCGATCAAGGGCGAATGGTCGTGGATGGGAGATCGAACCACGACCGTTCGCCCTTGATCGGCGGGCAAGCCCTTGATCGGGGGCACGCGGAGACGGCGACGCACACCACCGTCCCCGGGCGGCGCTCGGCCGTTGTCCCTGGGGTCTTGTGCCACGGGGCTGGCAGCGCTGGTCGGGGGTTTCGGCGAGCGCCAGCGAGCCGCCGACCTGCGCGGTGCCCGCGGGAGCATGCGGCCCGCAGGTGACGCGGGCCGGGGCATATCTGCCCGGACAAACCCCAGACGCCGCCTGACCCCAAACCCAAACCGTCTCTAGATCTACTTGTTGGCGTCGGTCACGTCTTGGACGTGCTTTTCCTTTGGACTCCACGTCGTCTTCACGATCGGAGTCCTACCCGAGCGCCAGCGTGCTAGAACCGGGGCTCGGCGGTGCTTCCCCGTACGACGAGGAACGTCTCCACCACGGTTTCGCCGGGTTTCAGGTCGGGCTCCTTCACCCGGCGGATGGCCGCTTCGACCGCGGCGACACCCATCAGCTCGGGGTCCTGCCGGACGGTGGTCAGGTCGACCGAGGACAGGCGCGCGATCGGGGCGTCGTCGAACCCGGTGACCGAAATGTCCTCGGGCACCCGTACGCCGTTTCGCACCAGTATCTGCAGGACCCCGACGGCCGCGTGGTCGTTGGGCACGACGACGGCGGACGGCAGCGTCGCACGCCGAAGCAGCGTCCGCGCCGCCGCCGAACCGGCTTCCTCGAAGTAGTCGCCCCTGGTGTAGTCGCCGGCCGGGGACAGCACGTCGGCGGCCAGCCCGAGGCGGTTGATCTCCTGGTCGTAGCCGCGGCGGCGCAGGACCGCCGCTGGCATGGCGGCCGGATCCACGAACGCGATCCGCTCGTGCCCGAGCTCGGCCAGGTAGGTCACCACGCCGGCGATCCCCTTGTCTCCGGAGGACCGCACGACGTCGTAGTACGCGTTGCGCTTGCCGTAGCCCACGTCGACGACCGGCACCGGACTGCGCCGGCTGACCGCGCGCAGGCCG
Coding sequences within:
- a CDS encoding LacI family DNA-binding transcriptional regulator gives rise to the protein MGSDNAESADGGRRQPTMADIAAHLGVSRQLVSLVLRDAPGASEETRRRVREAARQLGFSPHVGARSLRRARSADLGVIFAPAHSTELEIVEHIYPAAAARGYDVILSAQTATRSTNQAVEELLGHRCAAVIVIGSNLDHAGLRAVSRRSPVPVVDVGYGKRNAYYDVVRSSGDKGIAGVVTYLAELGHERIAFVDPAAMPAAVLRRRGYDQEINRLGLAADVLSPAGDYTRGDYFEEAGSAAARTLLRRATLPSAVVVPNDHAAVGVLQILVRNGVRVPEDISVTGFDDAPIARLSSVDLTTVRQDPELMGVAAVEAAIRRVKEPDLKPGETVVETFLVVRGSTAEPRF
- the serA gene encoding phosphoglycerate dehydrogenase — its product is MEIMVGNDKMRALLLESIHPDAVSRLHAAGCVVESVPNALDEEELIERVQGVHLLGVRSKTQVTERVLAAGAQLLGVGAFCIGTDQIDLAAAARAGIAAFNAPFSNTRSVVELALAEIIMLARRVVEKNAAMHDGVWDKAATGSHEVRGRTLGIVGYGNIGTQLSVLAENLGMRVYFYDTADKLALGNAKRCDTLEELLEVAETVTLHVDGRPGNSGFFGEEQFARMRPRSLFLNLSRGFVIDYPALRRHLRSGHIAGAAVDVFPQEPKGRGDEFKSELRGLPNVILTPHIGGSTEEAQADIGGFVANKLAQYVSEGNTTLSVNLPTIALPQSPRTHRIAHVHRNTPGVLAQVNSILAEHTVNVEGQLLATRGEYGYLLTDVGVDYSEDVLTRLRAMEQTIRLRVLS
- a CDS encoding ArsR/SmtB family transcription factor — encoded protein: MIRIELDEPTLARTRIAISPLSEVVCGLYLLDRNPEGVPWPYQRWAAHARRVLRTDPATAPLDLYSRLGSRSPDFFCPIPPSAAPTIDEELAALRATPVEVIADQLAKHYPDEVPGFLAPFRDAPVRALDRLAGALRAYWDAAVAPHWPAMRAALDEEVLLRARALAADGPDALLSGLHERVRWERPVLTLVKPLDQAFSAVDQRLLLVPLIFSRGALMCSTDHPDIVKVTYQARGAAVLADGPPDAEPAPADRLSLLLGRGRAAVLRALTTPASTAGLAIALGLAPSTVSEHLAALHAAGVVHRRRAGRRVLYGLEPAGVALVTLLTEDRDAA
- a CDS encoding ABC transporter permease, producing the protein MSTLRLIAVGGLLHAKHQSRSTLEITIALLVPLVQATLAVYLFRAGTEPHRLLEAAVGAGLMGVWSSVLFGSGGAIQNQRWQGTLELLVLAPRPTALVILPITLATALTGTYAMVATLLWGRLLYGIRLEFADPFGFAVAAPACVIGLGMFGLLLAATFVLMRNANALANTLEYPIWLVSGMLVPITVLPGWTTPIAAVLPTTWGARALREAVTGSGPVWPSLAMCLAISLVCLALGAASMSYVERRARAAATLALA
- a CDS encoding ABC transporter ATP-binding protein, giving the protein MGEYAIEADGLRRTYRSRTGWLRPRRVEVEAVRGIDFAVRRGELFGLLGPNGAGKTTTIKLLNTLLIPTAGRARVCGFDVVTQTREVRRRIGYVFGGDRGLYDRLSGLDNLRYFAELYAVPPRQQRERIGYLLELVGLTGREYERVEGYSRGMRQRLHIARGLLHSPEVLFLDEPSIGVDPVAARELRRTVTNLTAGGTTVLLTTHYMAEADELCDRVAVIADGQIRALGTPAELKRDADTLEDAYVAIVGAAA
- a CDS encoding ABC transporter permease; this translates as MLRLIGTGGVIAYRALFNWTSPPMFVGTLLVGPLFQLLFFAYLGRQLGVADDRFYIVGNAVLAATLSCVFGGTMAVANERRYGTLGHVLLAPRSRTAIFLGRALPYAGNGALVAAFTLAGGALLLGLRLPVAALPGLLLTLAIAGLSCAFFGLTLGAIGLRFRDVWLVSNLSVAWLLLLTGVNVPAEHLPAGMRIAGQLLPITHAAEAARRLTAGDGLAAAAPALGAEFTVAIGYALLAAVLLRFFEAESRRRASLDTF
- a CDS encoding serine/threonine-protein kinase, which codes for MEDRQLLGGRYRLADQIGQGGMSVVWSATDLVLRREVAVKVLAGPLAADPGARLRIQAEARAAAKLSHPHVAAVYDFGESPDEDGQPVPFVVMELLHGPTLRSRLADGPIPVPEALRLCAEVASGLAAAHAAGLVHRDVKPANVVLTPSGAKVVDFGIAAAVGPLDDLDEDNRYVGTPAFLAPERLTGGDVTTASDVYALGLLLYFVLSGRLPWQVETTTQMLKAHVYVEPKPLPSLPGVPPQVVDLCRQCLAKEPDDRPSAAQVAEILAGVGAGGDAPPVAVPRERGRRRTALLTIAAVSAVVVVAAASLLADPAGITGGPETEVSAQDGGAADPSATPTGAGTPPPRASWPGSPPIVGTRDTTRPGATATTGGPPAGPGGPGPGPSTSVESTATAAPEQRTFTSEGGTVVAECVGTLAHAVSFEPAEGYSVQKAEVGPAALVRIWFKIKQPVKMNIRCVNGVPTLDG